In the genome of Streptomyces globosus, one region contains:
- a CDS encoding DUF58 domain-containing protein gives MALTGRAALLAALGALPVGLLEPSWAGILAVNGPLAAACALDYALAAPVRSLVLSRSGDTAVRLGEPAEVHLSVTNPGTRPLRARIRDAWPPSSWLPGTEQAASRHTLTVPPGERRRVSTRLHPTRRGDRHADRVTIRSSGPLGLASRQGTHRIPWTVRVLPPFTSRKHLPSRLARLRELDGRTSVLTRGEGTEFDSLRDYVPGDDTRSIDWRATARRHGVAVRTWRPERDRHILVCLDTGRTSAGRVGDAPRLDASMDAALLLAALAARAGDRVDLLAYDRRVRAQVQGRSAGDVLPAFVDAMAPLEPELIETDARSLVSTILRTAPRSSLVVLLTSLEAAPVEEGLLPLLPRLTQRHTVLLASVSDPKVAEMARARGTLDAVYEAAAAAQSQAQRLRTADQLARHGVHVVDAAPDTLAPALADAYLALKSAGRL, from the coding sequence ATGGCCCTCACCGGACGCGCCGCCCTGCTGGCGGCCCTCGGCGCCCTCCCCGTCGGCCTGCTGGAGCCGTCCTGGGCGGGCATCCTCGCGGTGAACGGCCCGCTGGCCGCAGCCTGCGCCCTCGACTACGCGCTGGCGGCGCCGGTCCGCAGCCTGGTCCTGTCCCGCTCGGGCGACACGGCGGTCCGCCTGGGCGAGCCGGCCGAGGTCCACTTGTCGGTCACCAACCCGGGAACCCGCCCGCTGCGGGCCCGGATCCGCGACGCGTGGCCTCCGAGCAGCTGGCTGCCCGGCACCGAACAGGCGGCGTCCCGGCACACGCTGACGGTCCCTCCGGGCGAACGCCGCCGCGTGTCGACCCGTCTGCACCCCACCCGCCGCGGCGACCGCCACGCGGACCGGGTGACGATCCGCTCCTCCGGTCCTCTGGGCCTCGCCTCCCGCCAGGGCACGCACCGCATCCCCTGGACGGTGCGCGTCCTCCCGCCCTTCACGAGCCGCAAGCACCTGCCGTCCCGCCTGGCGCGCCTGCGCGAACTGGACGGCCGGACGAGCGTCCTGACGCGCGGTGAGGGCACCGAGTTCGACAGCCTCCGCGACTACGTCCCGGGGGACGACACCCGCTCGATCGACTGGCGCGCGACGGCCCGCAGGCACGGCGTCGCGGTCCGCACCTGGCGCCCGGAACGCGACCGGCACATCCTGGTCTGCCTGGACACGGGCCGCACCTCGGCCGGCCGCGTCGGCGACGCCCCCCGCCTGGACGCCTCGATGGATGCGGCCCTCCTCCTGGCGGCCCTGGCCGCCCGCGCCGGCGACCGCGTGGACCTCCTGGCCTACGACCGCCGGGTCCGCGCCCAGGTCCAGGGCCGCTCGGCGGGCGACGTCCTGCCGGCATTCGTGGACGCGATGGCCCCGCTGGAGCCGGAACTCATCGAGACGGACGCCCGCTCCCTCGTCTCCACGATCCTCCGCACGGCCCCCCGCAGCTCCCTGGTGGTCCTGCTGACCAGCCTGGAGGCGGCTCCGGTGGAGGAGGGCCTGCTCCCCCTGCTTCCCCGCCTGACCCAGCGCCACACGGTCCTCCTGGCCTCGGTCTCGGACCCGAAGGTGGCGGAGATGGCCCGCGCCCGCGGCACCCTGGACGCGGTCTACGAGGCCGCGGCCGCGGCCCAGTCCCAGGCCCAGCGCCTGCGCACCGCGGACCAACTGGCCCGCCACGGCGTCCACGTCGTGGACGCCGCCCCCGACACCCTGGCCCCCGCCCTGGCCGACGCCTACCTCGCCCTGAAGTCCGCCGGCCGCCTGTGA